In Pelomonas sp. SE-A7, one genomic interval encodes:
- a CDS encoding (2Fe-2S)-binding protein, whose protein sequence is MIVCLCHRVSDRDIRHAVSAGVRNFELLQDETSVASACGSCLDCAREEFDAAVARCHDAAHCMAEPGHVGKRVIALQPA, encoded by the coding sequence ATGATCGTCTGCCTCTGCCACCGCGTCTCCGACCGCGACATCCGCCATGCGGTGTCGGCCGGCGTGCGCAACTTCGAGTTGCTGCAGGACGAGACCTCGGTGGCGTCGGCCTGCGGCAGCTGCCTGGACTGTGCCCGTGAGGAATTCGATGCCGCCGTGGCCCGCTGCCACGATGCGGCCCATTGCATGGCCGAGCCCGGCCATGTGGGCAAGCGCGTGATCGCGCTGCAGCCTGCCTGA
- a CDS encoding VOC family protein codes for MDDSNPTPALGEIGQIAITVSDVGRALGFYRDVLGLQFLFSAGPNLAFLQAGGVRLMLSTPQGAGAVGENSVLYFRTASLETSFAALVTRGAKTDSPPHLIARMPDHELWMAFVRDPDDNLVGLMEERR; via the coding sequence ATGGACGACAGCAACCCAACGCCAGCCCTGGGCGAAATCGGGCAAATCGCGATCACGGTGAGTGACGTGGGCCGGGCCCTGGGCTTCTACCGCGACGTGCTGGGGCTGCAGTTCCTGTTCAGTGCCGGACCCAATCTGGCCTTCCTGCAGGCCGGTGGCGTGAGGCTGATGCTCAGCACGCCGCAGGGCGCAGGCGCGGTAGGCGAGAACTCGGTCCTGTACTTTCGGACCGCCTCTTTGGAGACGAGCTTTGCGGCCCTGGTGACCCGGGGTGCCAAGACCGACTCGCCGCCGCATCTGATCGCCCGCATGCCGGACCACGAGTTGTGGATGGCCTTCGTGCGTGACCCGGACGACAACCTGGTGGGCTTGATGGAGGAGCGGCGCTAA